In a genomic window of Nodosilinea sp. E11:
- a CDS encoding tetratricopeptide repeat protein yields MASDAVELADRLVFTVTGRHLNDLQRTILHQVWQGQKYLDIATAAGYTEGHIKDVAYQLWRLLSGVTGEKVTKSTLKSALKRSLLKMGIDVSGASAALGLTEAGGPREVPVEQTALPLVNPNFVGRQEAIAHLNSLVTQGDRTIVIQGEGGLGKTTLAQHFLAQQPVDLTLELMMAKDPADITPVEWVVEEWLRQDFGVEPGREFGVTLDRLRRHLRQRRVAVLIDNLEPALSAQGQFIVPHRRYSELLRVLADSRGQTLTLMTSRDRLCEPGIPIAHYRLPGLGLAAWATYFAHRGIPDHREVLAAMHSAYGGNAKAMEILAGAVEADFEGNLRLYWQAHSQDLLGPVDLKNLVESQIHRLQTLDPDAYRLFCRLGVYRYQDVPALPWDAVQCLMADIPPQSHQAIVTSLRNRSLLECHQGHYGLHPVVRAGALAQLIANSEESTEWESAHRAAAHCWSNSIQRICSLDDAIQALEAYYHYVAIGDYGAAARVILHSRDNQWQQFLPLGSTLYRMGLVQPVTDAITAIIDHISPQNADASELANILGDLYWIQGRLEAAIACQQNAMAIAQACLHTEAPDPATHRWYYLTMLVVDSQLSLGLYHLDLWNLEVAATWFNQVLASTTGTRHQPWADKATNCLALVRSYQGDRAAAQALANSVIRSVQGHGQNGRHAFFVQLLGHTYLNLENLDTAESLLSEAIQSAEAGHYLQIKANALVGLGRLNSQRGNLAAAVEDYRRAIALLDDVGAHCDLATAHLQCALALASLSGPQAESKHHLCKALQLFHAIPAPQQVSRAEQAWAKHLRLLASHSSATSQTGDALGFAITHPS; encoded by the coding sequence ATGGCATCAGATGCGGTAGAACTGGCAGATCGGCTTGTCTTCACCGTCACCGGGCGGCATCTGAATGATCTACAGCGCACTATCTTGCACCAGGTATGGCAGGGGCAAAAGTACCTCGATATTGCCACCGCCGCCGGATATACCGAGGGCCATATTAAGGACGTAGCCTACCAACTGTGGCGACTGCTATCGGGGGTGACCGGGGAGAAGGTCACCAAATCTACCCTCAAGTCGGCCCTGAAGCGATCGCTGCTCAAGATGGGCATCGATGTATCGGGAGCCAGTGCGGCCCTGGGGTTGACGGAGGCTGGGGGGCCGCGCGAGGTGCCCGTAGAACAGACGGCTTTACCCCTGGTCAATCCCAACTTTGTTGGTCGTCAGGAGGCGATCGCTCACCTCAATTCCTTGGTTACCCAGGGCGATCGCACCATTGTCATCCAGGGAGAAGGCGGCCTCGGCAAAACCACTCTGGCCCAGCATTTTCTGGCTCAGCAGCCGGTCGATCTCACCCTTGAGCTGATGATGGCCAAAGACCCCGCCGACATCACCCCCGTCGAGTGGGTGGTCGAAGAATGGCTGCGTCAGGATTTTGGGGTTGAGCCGGGGCGGGAGTTTGGTGTCACCCTCGATCGCCTGCGTCGTCACCTGCGCCAGCGGCGGGTAGCGGTCCTCATTGACAACCTAGAACCAGCGCTCAGTGCCCAGGGCCAATTCATCGTGCCCCATCGCCGCTATAGCGAACTGCTGCGGGTGCTGGCCGACAGCCGAGGGCAGACGCTGACTCTGATGACCAGTCGCGATCGCCTCTGCGAACCGGGCATTCCCATTGCTCATTACCGCCTGCCTGGGCTGGGGTTAGCCGCCTGGGCGACCTACTTTGCCCACCGAGGCATTCCTGACCATCGGGAGGTTTTAGCCGCGATGCACAGTGCCTACGGCGGCAATGCTAAAGCAATGGAAATTTTGGCCGGGGCGGTAGAGGCCGACTTTGAGGGCAACCTCAGGCTCTACTGGCAGGCCCACAGTCAAGATCTGCTCGGTCCGGTGGATCTCAAGAACCTAGTTGAGAGCCAAATTCACCGTCTGCAAACCCTCGACCCCGACGCCTATCGCCTCTTTTGCCGCCTAGGGGTTTACCGCTATCAGGATGTGCCCGCCCTTCCCTGGGACGCGGTGCAGTGCCTAATGGCTGACATTCCTCCCCAAAGCCACCAGGCGATCGTCACCTCTTTGCGCAATCGATCGCTATTGGAATGCCATCAGGGCCACTACGGTTTGCATCCGGTGGTGCGGGCCGGTGCCCTGGCTCAGCTCATCGCCAATTCTGAAGAGTCTACCGAGTGGGAATCGGCCCACCGCGCCGCCGCCCACTGCTGGAGCAACAGCATTCAGCGCATTTGCAGCCTCGACGATGCCATCCAGGCACTAGAAGCCTACTACCACTACGTCGCCATCGGCGACTACGGGGCGGCAGCGCGGGTGATTTTGCACAGCCGCGATAACCAGTGGCAGCAGTTTTTACCCCTGGGCAGCACCCTCTACCGCATGGGCCTAGTGCAGCCGGTCACCGACGCCATCACCGCCATCATCGACCACATTTCACCTCAGAATGCCGACGCTAGCGAACTGGCCAACATTCTGGGCGACCTGTACTGGATACAGGGGCGGTTAGAGGCTGCGATCGCCTGCCAGCAAAACGCCATGGCGATCGCCCAAGCCTGCCTGCATACCGAGGCCCCCGACCCCGCCACCCACCGCTGGTACTACCTCACTATGCTGGTGGTCGACTCCCAGCTCAGCCTTGGGCTTTACCATCTCGATCTATGGAACTTAGAGGTGGCGGCTACCTGGTTCAACCAGGTGCTGGCCAGCACCACTGGCACTCGTCATCAGCCCTGGGCCGACAAAGCAACTAACTGTCTGGCCTTAGTCAGGTCATACCAGGGCGATCGGGCTGCGGCTCAGGCGCTAGCCAACTCAGTGATTCGATCTGTTCAAGGCCACGGCCAAAACGGTCGTCATGCGTTCTTTGTACAACTCCTGGGCCACACCTATCTCAACCTCGAAAATCTAGATACTGCTGAATCTCTATTGTCTGAGGCCATTCAATCGGCGGAGGCAGGCCACTATCTACAGATTAAGGCCAATGCCCTGGTGGGGCTGGGGCGGCTGAACAGTCAGCGAGGGAATCTGGCGGCGGCAGTGGAAGACTATCGGCGTGCGATCGCCCTGCTCGACGATGTGGGTGCCCACTGCGATCTGGCTACGGCCCATCTGCAATGTGCCCTTGCCCTTGCCAGTTTGTCAGGGCCTCAGGCTGAGTCTAAGCACCACCTTTGTAAAGCTCTGCAACTTTTTCACGCTATTCCGGCTCCCCAACAAGTTTCCAGGGCCGAACAAGCCTGGGCCAAGCACTTGCGCCTCCTCGCTAGTCATAGCTCCGCCACATCTCAGACCGGCGATGCCCTGGGTTTCGCAATTACCCACCCGTCTTAG
- a CDS encoding alkene reductase, whose protein sequence is MSTAKNLFTPIQLGAYELPNRIVMAPLTRNRAGEGNVPQPLNVTYYEQRASAGLIITEASQISPQGMGYPATPGIHSAEQIAGWQKVTEAVHAKGGRIFLQLWHVGRISHPSLQPDGATPVAPSALQPRGDAMTYEGMQRFVTPRALELEEIPGIVDQYRQAAKNAQSAGFDGVEIHGANGYLLDQFLRDGSNHRTDAYGGPVENRARLLLEVTEAAVEVFGSQRVGVRLSPSATFNDMTDSDPRATFGYAIQALNQFDLAYLHLLEPSEADLRYGGTPIPTKEFRPLYNGLLMVNWDYDQESGNDAIASGDADLVSYGKLFIANPDLPERFAKNAPLNEPNPDTFYGGGAEGYTDYPALAA, encoded by the coding sequence AACCGGGCCGGGGAAGGCAATGTGCCCCAGCCATTGAACGTGACCTACTACGAGCAGCGCGCCTCAGCAGGCTTAATTATTACCGAGGCCAGCCAGATTTCCCCTCAAGGCATGGGCTACCCCGCCACCCCCGGTATTCACAGTGCTGAGCAAATCGCCGGGTGGCAGAAGGTGACTGAGGCAGTTCACGCCAAAGGGGGCCGCATTTTCTTGCAGCTCTGGCATGTGGGCCGCATTTCGCACCCGTCGCTTCAGCCCGATGGGGCAACGCCCGTCGCTCCTAGCGCCCTTCAGCCCAGGGGCGACGCCATGACCTATGAAGGTATGCAGCGCTTTGTCACCCCGAGGGCGCTAGAGCTAGAGGAAATTCCCGGTATTGTCGATCAGTATCGTCAGGCGGCTAAAAATGCCCAGTCGGCCGGGTTTGATGGGGTTGAGATCCACGGGGCCAACGGCTACCTGCTCGACCAGTTTTTGCGCGACGGCAGCAACCACCGCACCGATGCCTACGGTGGCCCGGTCGAAAACCGCGCCCGCCTGCTGCTGGAGGTGACCGAGGCTGCGGTGGAGGTGTTTGGTAGCCAGCGTGTGGGCGTGCGCCTGTCGCCCAGTGCCACCTTCAACGACATGACCGATTCTGACCCCAGAGCTACCTTTGGCTATGCTATTCAGGCGCTGAATCAGTTCGACCTGGCTTACCTGCACCTGCTTGAACCTAGCGAAGCCGACCTGCGCTACGGCGGCACCCCCATTCCTACCAAAGAGTTTCGCCCGCTCTACAACGGTCTGCTCATGGTGAACTGGGACTACGATCAGGAGTCGGGCAACGATGCGATCGCCAGTGGTGACGCCGACCTGGTCTCCTACGGCAAGCTGTTTATCGCCAACCCCGACCTGCCCGAGCGGTTTGCAAAGAATGCGCCGCTCAATGAGCCTAACCCCGACACCTTCTACGGCGGTGGGGCCGAGGGCTACACCGACTACCCCGCCTTGGCGGCCTAG
- a CDS encoding isoprenyl transferase, translating into MIQPINYSTLPVDLHPEALPSHVAVIMDGNGRWATQRGLPRVAGHRQGAQTVKDLLRCCKDWGIEALTVYAFSTENWRRPMAEVTFLLRLFERLLRRELADMQREGVRIRFLGDLSPLPERLQALMQEAMAMTCSNQRVQFNVAVNYGGRQELVAATRHIAQQVACGAISINDVDEAALARVLLTYPLPDPELLIRTSGEQRLSNFLPWQLAYTELYFTDLLWPEFDRAAFYQALQWYQGRQRRFGGLAPAPLPQSL; encoded by the coding sequence ATGATTCAACCCATTAATTATTCGACTCTGCCCGTCGACCTGCACCCTGAAGCGCTGCCCAGCCATGTGGCGGTAATTATGGATGGCAACGGTCGCTGGGCCACCCAGCGGGGGCTGCCACGGGTGGCGGGCCATCGCCAAGGCGCTCAAACCGTGAAAGACCTGCTGCGCTGCTGCAAAGACTGGGGAATTGAGGCGCTAACGGTCTATGCGTTTTCGACCGAGAACTGGCGACGACCGATGGCAGAAGTCACCTTTTTGCTGCGTCTATTTGAACGGCTGCTGCGTCGCGAGCTGGCTGACATGCAGCGCGAGGGCGTGCGAATTCGGTTTTTAGGTGACCTGTCGCCCCTGCCCGAGCGACTGCAAGCGCTGATGCAGGAGGCCATGGCCATGACTTGCTCTAACCAGCGCGTGCAGTTTAACGTGGCCGTAAACTATGGCGGACGCCAGGAGCTGGTAGCGGCGACTCGGCACATTGCCCAGCAGGTGGCCTGCGGTGCGATCTCTATAAATGATGTGGATGAAGCCGCCCTGGCGCGCGTGCTGCTGACCTACCCGTTACCTGACCCAGAGTTGCTGATTCGCACCAGTGGCGAGCAGCGGCTGAGCAACTTTTTGCCCTGGCAGTTGGCCTATACCGAACTGTATTTCACCGATTTGCTCTGGCCCGAGTTTGATCGCGCGGCTTTTTACCAGGCGTTGCAGTGGTATCAAGGGCGGCAAAGACGGTTTGGCGGTTTAGCGCCAGCGCCTCTGCCCCAAAGCCTTTAG